In one window of Candidatus Avedoeria danica DNA:
- the ccsA gene encoding cytochrome c biogenesis protein CcsA yields the protein MSERNDRRLDRAERVLAVAALAATVIATLWVFTRSPDEATLRETIRILYVHVGAAFMAYIAYGITATAAVLYLWRRNRRFDHIAVAAAEWSVVLSSITLITGSIWAKVASNWWWQWSDPRLTLTLLLWFVYVGYLLLRHVTDGDRRATLSAVLAVAAIPAGVLNHFATLLFRTEHPPPILNRPGGAAADPGIVRAVLLSLVAYALIVAWGMLARVRLEAARDALDER from the coding sequence ATGAGCGAACGAAACGACAGGCGGCTCGACCGCGCCGAACGGGTGCTGGCGGTGGCGGCGTTGGCGGCGACGGTGATCGCGACGCTCTGGGTGTTCACGCGCTCACCCGACGAAGCGACGCTGCGCGAGACGATCCGCATCCTGTACGTCCACGTCGGCGCCGCGTTCATGGCGTACATCGCGTACGGGATCACGGCGACGGCGGCGGTTCTCTACCTCTGGCGTCGCAACCGCCGGTTCGACCACATCGCCGTGGCGGCGGCCGAGTGGAGCGTCGTTCTGTCCAGCATCACGCTGATCACGGGCAGCATCTGGGCCAAGGTCGCCTCGAACTGGTGGTGGCAGTGGAGCGACCCGCGGCTCACGTTGACGCTGCTCCTGTGGTTCGTCTACGTCGGGTACCTCCTGCTCCGGCACGTCACGGACGGTGACCGCCGCGCGACGCTGTCCGCCGTCCTTGCGGTGGCCGCGATCCCGGCCGGCGTTCTGAACCACTTCGCCACGCTCCTCTTCCGCACGGAGCATCCGCCACCCATCCTCAACCGTCCCGGCGGAGCCGCCGCCGATCCGGGGATCGTGCGTGCCGTCCTGCTGTCCCTCGTCGCCTACGCGCTGATCGTCGCCTGGGGCATGCTGGCCCGCGTTCGCTTGGAGGCGGCACGCGACGCGCTGGACGAGCGGTAG
- a CDS encoding PASTA domain-containing protein, with protein sequence MAAQHDATLGYATDAGRGSKVNQDKLGFYLPDDARLADLAGQIYVVVDGMGSRDRGAALADLTIRVVVRAYYAAVIEHGRADALAVAIGAADRALRNELAERPDDADAGCALAAAVLRGDELLVGHVGDPRAYLIRDGRPYRLTDDVADGAHLGRGAEVRPVITDAIPLGPGDRILVCSDGLHQLVAEPQIAELVGSGAPQEAAEKLVAAANARGGWDNITALVVDPFATASRPVPVAPPPSAARAPQLEATEIEWGKVGITSALILAAAALLIFRPWQRLDMNAVAGVFAHPTPTPEPPTAPPTETPIPTAVPTETPRPTDAVVTVPELVNEVGTNALQALNGTGLTGEFIKQYSSTVAPGYVISQEPAAGASVAPGSTVQVAISLGPAPAPTKPVLRAWPTWTYAPPTAPVEVTVAPTEAPTSPPGGGDPGGGGGGGGSKPKPTDPPAPPPAPTSPPPEPTDKPKPPTEKPPPAPYGAATPDQPAAIRPAVRFGPNRGPVVAAIDLAAAADVARAGLALSLSGFGRSPGRPALQVTTTATATSSVTATATITPTDTPTPTDTPTRTPTSTNTPTPTNTPTPTNTPTPTNTPTQPAYLPLLLQQHWQLCTQPWFMDDQTEPNDRRTGAEILVGRNDRVLCPRTAYAGRLRRADGVEDVQDNFVLTMRRTSGLKVYLSVPPKSAGDLDLYVYPLSDVNTSRPGWSSDLAPGIDEVVTLPARELVNERILWVTVWGLGKEVVPPYELCYEYDGDNRCRAALAAAAARTAAVEAQVWYGVAATRKVSAIPR encoded by the coding sequence GTGGCCGCGCAACACGATGCCACCCTCGGCTACGCGACCGACGCCGGCCGCGGGTCAAAGGTCAATCAGGACAAGCTGGGCTTCTACCTTCCGGACGACGCGCGCTTGGCCGATCTGGCCGGCCAGATCTACGTCGTCGTGGACGGCATGGGCTCGCGCGACCGCGGCGCCGCTCTGGCCGACCTGACGATCCGGGTCGTCGTGCGGGCGTACTACGCCGCCGTCATCGAGCACGGCCGGGCGGATGCGTTGGCCGTGGCGATCGGCGCCGCCGATCGCGCGCTGCGCAACGAGTTGGCCGAACGGCCGGATGACGCGGATGCCGGCTGCGCGCTCGCGGCGGCGGTGCTGCGCGGCGACGAACTCCTCGTCGGCCATGTCGGTGATCCCCGGGCGTACCTGATCCGCGACGGCCGCCCGTACCGCCTGACGGACGACGTCGCCGACGGTGCGCACCTCGGGCGCGGCGCCGAGGTCAGGCCCGTCATCACCGACGCGATCCCGCTCGGACCGGGTGACCGCATCCTGGTCTGCTCGGACGGCCTGCACCAACTCGTCGCCGAACCGCAGATCGCGGAGTTGGTCGGGAGCGGCGCACCGCAGGAGGCGGCCGAGAAGCTCGTGGCCGCGGCGAACGCACGCGGCGGCTGGGACAACATCACGGCGCTCGTCGTCGATCCGTTCGCGACGGCATCCCGGCCGGTTCCGGTGGCGCCGCCGCCTTCCGCCGCGCGCGCACCTCAGCTCGAGGCGACGGAGATCGAGTGGGGCAAGGTCGGCATCACCAGCGCGCTCATCCTGGCCGCGGCGGCGCTGCTCATCTTCCGGCCCTGGCAGCGCCTTGACATGAATGCCGTCGCCGGCGTCTTTGCCCATCCGACACCGACGCCGGAGCCCCCAACCGCTCCCCCAACCGAAACGCCGATCCCGACGGCCGTGCCAACCGAGACGCCGCGTCCGACGGACGCCGTCGTCACCGTCCCCGAGCTCGTGAACGAGGTCGGCACGAACGCGCTTCAGGCATTGAACGGGACCGGGTTGACGGGCGAGTTCATCAAGCAGTACTCGTCGACCGTCGCACCCGGCTACGTGATCAGCCAGGAGCCGGCGGCCGGCGCAAGCGTCGCACCCGGCAGCACGGTCCAGGTGGCGATCAGCCTCGGCCCGGCGCCGGCCCCGACGAAGCCCGTGCTCCGCGCCTGGCCCACCTGGACGTACGCACCGCCGACCGCGCCCGTCGAGGTCACCGTCGCCCCGACGGAGGCGCCGACGAGCCCGCCGGGCGGTGGGGATCCGGGCGGTGGCGGCGGCGGCGGCGGAAGCAAGCCCAAGCCGACGGATCCGCCCGCGCCGCCGCCTGCGCCGACGTCGCCCCCGCCGGAGCCGACGGACAAGCCGAAGCCGCCGACCGAGAAGCCGCCGCCCGCACCATACGGCGCGGCGACGCCGGATCAACCCGCAGCCATTCGACCCGCGGTCCGCTTCGGACCGAATCGCGGCCCGGTGGTCGCGGCCATCGACCTTGCGGCCGCGGCCGATGTCGCCCGTGCCGGGCTGGCACTTTCGCTCTCCGGTTTCGGCCGTTCGCCCGGCCGTCCGGCGCTGCAAGTGACGACGACGGCCACCGCGACGTCATCCGTGACCGCAACGGCGACGATCACGCCCACCGATACCCCGACGCCGACCGATACCCCGACGCGCACGCCGACGTCTACGAACACCCCGACGCCCACGAACACGCCGACGCCCACGAACACCCCGACGCCCACGAACACGCCAACCCAGCCGGCCTACCTGCCGCTCCTCCTCCAGCAGCACTGGCAGCTCTGCACGCAGCCGTGGTTCATGGACGACCAGACCGAGCCGAACGATCGCCGCACGGGCGCCGAGATCCTCGTCGGCCGCAACGACCGTGTCCTCTGCCCTCGTACGGCATACGCCGGCCGGCTGCGCCGCGCCGACGGCGTCGAGGACGTGCAGGACAACTTCGTGTTGACGATGCGCCGCACGAGCGGCCTGAAGGTCTATCTGAGCGTCCCGCCGAAGTCTGCCGGCGACCTCGATCTCTACGTCTACCCGCTGTCCGACGTGAACACGAGCCGCCCGGGCTGGTCGAGCGACCTGGCCCCCGGCATCGACGAGGTCGTTACGCTGCCCGCGCGCGAACTCGTCAATGAGCGGATCCTGTGGGTCACGGTCTGGGGCCTCGGCAAAGAGGTCGTCCCGCCGTACGAGCTGTGCTACGAGTACGACGGCGACAATCGCTGCCGGGCGGCGCTGGCTGCGGCGGCGGCGCGGACGGCGGCCGTGGAGGCGCAGGTGTGGTACGGGGTGGCGGCGACGCGAAAAGTCAGCGCGATCCCGAGGTAA
- a CDS encoding dipeptidase has translation MPTPTALAADPRLTAALAAAHADRAGALARLVELLRIPSVSTVPEHAPDVRAAAAWVAARMRSAGLTGVRIDDTPRHPVVYGERIVDASRPTVLIYGHYDVQPVDPLDLWQTPPFEPTERDGALYARGSSDDKGQVMANLEAIAAWEATGGLPVNVKLVIEGEEEIGSPNLEGWMRAHADALAADVALVSDTAILAPGTPSIVYALRGLCYVEIEVEGPRRDLHSGQYGGAVANPANALCHIVNQLLDQATGRILIPGFYDRVRPIDPAERAELARAPFDLGAFGGATGDAGGWGDADYSIVERLGARPTLDVNGLVSGWTGAGAKTVLPAKALAKVSMRLVPDQDPDEIVALITEHVASIAPPHVKVTVRNLHGARPALADRDTVAIRAAAAAYEIGFGRAPYYMREGGSIPVVALMADVLGIDTVLMGFGLPDDNLHAPNERFVLDQYERGVDTAIAFHAALAAGSGVETDNEGAAR, from the coding sequence ATGCCCACGCCCACCGCCCTTGCCGCCGACCCGCGCCTCACCGCCGCCCTGGCCGCGGCGCACGCCGACCGCGCGGGCGCACTCGCCCGCCTCGTCGAGCTGCTGCGCATCCCGAGCGTCAGCACGGTGCCGGAGCACGCCCCGGACGTGCGCGCCGCGGCGGCGTGGGTGGCCGCGCGGATGCGGTCGGCGGGGCTGACGGGCGTGCGGATCGACGACACGCCGCGGCACCCGGTGGTTTACGGCGAGCGGATCGTCGATGCGTCAAGGCCGACCGTCCTCATCTACGGCCACTACGACGTCCAGCCGGTGGATCCGCTCGACCTTTGGCAGACGCCGCCGTTCGAGCCCACCGAGCGCGACGGCGCGCTGTATGCCCGCGGCAGCTCGGACGACAAGGGCCAGGTGATGGCGAACCTCGAGGCGATCGCCGCCTGGGAGGCCACCGGCGGCCTGCCCGTAAACGTGAAGCTCGTCATCGAAGGCGAGGAGGAGATCGGCAGCCCGAACCTGGAGGGGTGGATGCGCGCGCACGCCGACGCGCTCGCCGCCGACGTCGCGCTCGTGAGCGACACGGCCATCCTGGCACCGGGAACGCCGAGCATCGTCTACGCGCTGCGCGGGCTGTGCTACGTCGAGATCGAGGTCGAAGGGCCGCGGCGCGACCTGCACTCGGGCCAATACGGCGGCGCCGTGGCGAACCCGGCGAATGCGCTGTGCCACATTGTGAACCAGCTGCTCGATCAGGCGACGGGGCGCATTCTCATCCCGGGGTTCTACGACCGCGTTCGCCCGATCGACCCGGCCGAGCGCGCCGAGCTCGCCCGCGCGCCGTTCGACCTCGGCGCGTTCGGTGGTGCGACGGGCGATGCCGGCGGCTGGGGCGACGCGGACTACAGCATCGTCGAACGCCTCGGGGCACGGCCGACGCTGGACGTGAACGGGCTCGTCAGCGGCTGGACGGGCGCGGGCGCCAAGACGGTGCTGCCGGCGAAGGCGCTGGCCAAGGTCAGCATGCGGCTCGTGCCGGACCAGGACCCGGACGAGATCGTGGCCTTGATCACGGAGCACGTCGCTTCGATCGCCCCGCCGCACGTCAAGGTGACGGTGCGCAACCTGCACGGTGCCCGCCCGGCGCTCGCGGATCGGGACACGGTGGCGATCCGAGCCGCCGCGGCGGCGTACGAGATCGGCTTCGGCCGGGCGCCGTATTACATGCGCGAGGGCGGCTCGATCCCGGTCGTGGCCCTCATGGCCGACGTGCTCGGCATCGACACCGTCCTGATGGGCTTCGGCCTGCCGGACGACAACCTGCATGCGCCCAACGAACGCTTCGTGCTGGACCAGTACGAGCGCGGCGTCGACACCGCCATCGCGTTCCATGCGGCGCTGGCGGCGGGCAGCGGCGTTGAGACCGACAACGAGGGGGCGGCGCGATGA
- a CDS encoding branched-chain amino acid ABC transporter permease, with the protein MRWLTAIAVVGVLIYGPFQILSSGKYGAENWIAFVIFGLSQGSLYALIALGYTLVYGILRMINFAHGEVFMSGAYIGFFAADALNRSGRLDSVGGALFGLVIITLVAVAGSTTIAVLLERIAYRPLRRAPRLVPLITAIGASLFLQYTFSGLFGSGLRTYPTIDLLKGSFKLGSVPILKVHVLVFVAAVGLMTLLYLFVQRTRAGRAMRAVSEDKDTAALMGINVDGVIVQTFMLGGALAGVAGVLHALIYGQVVFNMGFQPGLKAFTAAVLGGIGNVPGAMLGGLFLGVVESLGPALFLEGLGIPAPHQLKDAIAFSLLVLVLVFRPTGILGERVAEKRA; encoded by the coding sequence ATGCGCTGGCTGACCGCAATCGCGGTCGTCGGCGTGTTGATCTACGGCCCGTTCCAGATCCTCAGCTCCGGCAAGTACGGCGCCGAGAACTGGATCGCGTTCGTGATCTTCGGCCTGTCCCAGGGCAGCCTGTACGCCCTGATCGCCCTCGGCTACACCCTCGTGTACGGCATCCTGCGGATGATCAACTTCGCCCACGGCGAGGTCTTCATGAGCGGCGCGTACATCGGCTTCTTCGCCGCCGACGCGCTGAACCGGTCCGGGCGGCTCGACTCGGTGGGGGGCGCGCTCTTCGGACTCGTGATCATCACGCTCGTCGCCGTGGCGGGCTCGACGACGATCGCGGTGCTCCTCGAGCGGATCGCCTACCGGCCGCTGCGGCGCGCGCCACGGCTCGTGCCGCTGATCACCGCCATCGGGGCATCGCTGTTCCTGCAGTACACGTTCAGCGGGCTCTTCGGGTCGGGGCTGCGAACCTATCCCACGATCGATCTGCTCAAGGGCAGCTTCAAGCTCGGCAGCGTACCCATCCTGAAGGTCCATGTCCTCGTCTTCGTCGCGGCCGTCGGCCTGATGACGTTGCTCTACCTGTTCGTCCAGCGCACGCGCGCCGGCCGGGCGATGCGCGCCGTCTCCGAGGACAAGGACACGGCCGCGCTGATGGGGATCAACGTCGACGGCGTCATCGTCCAGACGTTCATGCTCGGCGGCGCGCTGGCCGGCGTGGCGGGCGTGCTCCACGCGCTGATCTACGGCCAGGTCGTGTTCAACATGGGCTTCCAGCCGGGCCTCAAGGCGTTCACCGCCGCGGTGCTCGGCGGCATCGGCAACGTGCCGGGGGCGATGCTCGGCGGCCTCTTCCTCGGCGTCGTCGAGTCGCTCGGGCCGGCGCTCTTCCTCGAGGGCCTCGGCATCCCGGCGCCGCACCAGCTGAAGGACGCGATCGCGTTCTCGCTGCTCGTGCTCGTCCTCGTCTTCCGCCCGACGGGCATCCTGGGCGAGCGCGTCGCGGAGAAGCGGGCGTGA
- the ccmA gene encoding heme ABC exporter ATP-binding protein CcmA, giving the protein MPIEPACTARDIAHRFGRVRVLEGIDLALVPGECVVLHGANGSGKTTLLRILAGLLRPQRGTVAHANGRPMRVAFVGQAPGLYAELSTIENLDLFARLNGLADPGGAAAEALDAFGLAHRPAMRTRTLSRGQQQRLALARAFMTAPDIILLDEPFTALDAAGGERLDRAIATACANGATVLFAAHDDGRARGQANRVATLVDGRLRSAEGPGGAAPSLGPTAERTEVAPSPRPAARRRGLGVLRGAWLIAQKDVRTELRGRELLPALGVFAALCGTVLAYAFSDVTPDLPRIAPGAYWVALLFGGTLGLGRMIAAEVDGDALSALRLTGLDGGALFLGKWAAATAFTLAIAWVLAPLWVALFALRAGDVLGLAAVAAAGVPGWAAAGVLVAGISATARGREVLLPILLFPLLLPLVLAAVRATGGALAGAPLTELGPALALMAAYDVIFCVVGFWLFPVVVDST; this is encoded by the coding sequence GTGCCGATCGAACCCGCGTGCACCGCACGCGACATCGCCCACCGCTTTGGCCGAGTCCGCGTCCTGGAGGGTATCGACCTGGCGCTCGTGCCCGGCGAGTGCGTCGTGCTCCACGGCGCCAACGGCTCCGGCAAGACGACGCTCCTGCGCATCCTGGCCGGGCTGCTGCGCCCGCAGCGCGGCACCGTCGCCCATGCGAACGGCCGGCCGATGCGCGTGGCCTTCGTCGGCCAGGCGCCGGGGTTGTACGCCGAGCTGTCCACGATCGAGAACCTCGACCTGTTCGCTCGGCTGAACGGCCTTGCCGATCCCGGTGGTGCCGCGGCCGAGGCGCTCGACGCGTTCGGCCTCGCGCACCGCCCGGCGATGCGCACGCGCACGCTCTCGCGTGGCCAGCAGCAGCGACTAGCCCTCGCCCGCGCGTTCATGACCGCGCCGGACATCATCCTGCTCGATGAGCCGTTTACCGCGCTCGACGCCGCCGGCGGCGAGCGCCTCGATCGGGCGATCGCCACGGCCTGCGCCAACGGCGCCACGGTGCTGTTCGCGGCCCACGACGACGGGCGGGCGCGTGGGCAGGCGAATCGGGTGGCGACGCTGGTGGACGGGCGGCTGCGTTCGGCGGAGGGACCGGGCGGCGCCGCGCCTTCGCTTGGACCGACGGCGGAGCGGACCGAAGTCGCGCCGTCGCCTCGACCGGCTGCACGGCGCCGCGGGCTTGGCGTGCTGCGAGGCGCTTGGCTGATCGCTCAGAAAGACGTGCGCACGGAGCTGCGCGGGCGCGAGCTCCTGCCGGCGCTCGGCGTGTTCGCCGCGCTGTGCGGGACGGTGCTGGCGTACGCGTTCAGCGATGTGACGCCCGATCTGCCGCGCATCGCGCCGGGCGCGTACTGGGTGGCGCTCCTGTTCGGCGGGACGCTCGGACTGGGGCGGATGATCGCCGCCGAGGTGGATGGTGACGCGCTATCGGCGCTCCGGCTGACGGGGCTCGACGGGGGTGCGCTCTTCCTCGGAAAGTGGGCGGCGGCGACGGCGTTCACGCTCGCCATTGCATGGGTGCTCGCGCCGCTGTGGGTCGCCCTGTTCGCGCTCCGCGCTGGCGACGTCCTCGGGCTTGCCGCGGTTGCGGCCGCCGGCGTGCCCGGCTGGGCCGCCGCCGGTGTCCTCGTGGCGGGCATCAGCGCCACGGCGCGGGGCCGCGAGGTGCTGCTGCCGATCCTCCTGTTCCCGCTGCTCCTCCCGCTCGTCCTCGCTGCCGTGCGCGCCACGGGCGGGGCGCTGGCCGGTGCGCCGCTGACCGAGCTTGGACCCGCCTTGGCACTGATGGCGGCGTACGACGTGATATTCTGTGTCGTGGGCTTCTGGCTGTTCCCGGTCGTCGTCGACAGCACGTGA
- a CDS encoding heavy metal translocating P-type ATPase, which yields MTTNTTLWTRLRTALGEPASLPVPAADRGAWLTGPRLAVLAAVTGAALVAGYAVKALGGPTWLWWGVVVVGLLTGSVSGGFKAWESIAVGKLNIDVLMILAAWGAAAIGAPAEGLVLLFLFTLSEALQQFAMGRTQRAIHGLMALRPDVARRRLPSGDVEWVPVEQLAIGDTIVVQPGERIPADGTITAGASDVDASALTGESIPVGKAPGDAVFAASMNGAGMLTVGVTAAGEASTVARIIALVADAQASQAPTQRMIDRFGNGYAWAVIGASALMFAVPALVLGWPTDVALYRAMTLLVVASPCALVISTPATYLSAIARAARSGVLFKGGAHLEVAAAVTTVAVDKTGTLTQGRPIVTEIVSLGALGADDILRLAAATEAHSGHLIARAILAAATAKDIALPAATDTQALLGLGVEAMVDGVRVTVGRAKLFVERGTMSGAAGAAVARLEAAGQTVMLVARGDEAPLGAIAVADEVRPTAAATVAGLRRSGVRRIVMLTGDNAAVAAAVAAQVGIHAEDIHASLMPVQKVEALHALAVDGPVAFVGDGVNDAPALAAAALGVAMGGGGTDVAMETADVVLMGDRIERLVDVVALGRAARRTVAQNIVFSVGVIVILAAATIGIGVPLTVGVLAHEGSTVLVVLNGLRLLGWRA from the coding sequence ATGACGACCAACACGACCCTCTGGACCCGACTCCGCACCGCTCTTGGCGAGCCCGCCTCCCTCCCGGTGCCTGCCGCCGACCGCGGCGCGTGGCTCACCGGGCCGCGGCTGGCCGTGCTCGCGGCCGTCACCGGCGCCGCGCTCGTCGCCGGCTACGCGGTCAAGGCACTCGGCGGCCCGACGTGGCTGTGGTGGGGCGTCGTCGTCGTCGGGCTGTTGACCGGCAGCGTCTCGGGCGGCTTCAAGGCATGGGAGTCCATCGCTGTCGGCAAGCTGAACATCGACGTCCTCATGATCCTGGCGGCATGGGGCGCTGCGGCCATCGGCGCCCCGGCCGAAGGGCTCGTGCTCCTGTTTCTCTTCACGCTATCCGAGGCCCTCCAGCAGTTCGCGATGGGCCGAACCCAGCGTGCGATCCACGGGCTGATGGCGCTGCGCCCGGACGTCGCCCGCCGCCGTCTGCCCAGTGGTGACGTGGAGTGGGTGCCGGTCGAGCAGCTCGCGATCGGCGACACGATCGTCGTCCAGCCCGGCGAGCGGATCCCGGCGGACGGAACGATCACGGCCGGCGCCAGCGACGTCGACGCCTCGGCGCTCACCGGCGAGTCGATTCCGGTTGGCAAGGCGCCGGGCGATGCGGTGTTCGCCGCCTCGATGAACGGCGCCGGCATGCTGACGGTGGGCGTCACCGCGGCCGGCGAGGCCTCGACGGTTGCCCGGATCATCGCCCTCGTGGCCGATGCCCAGGCGTCACAGGCGCCGACGCAGCGGATGATCGACCGCTTCGGCAACGGCTATGCCTGGGCGGTCATCGGCGCGAGCGCGCTCATGTTCGCGGTGCCGGCGCTCGTCCTCGGCTGGCCGACGGATGTCGCTCTTTATCGGGCGATGACGCTGCTCGTGGTCGCCAGTCCGTGCGCGCTCGTCATCAGCACACCGGCGACGTATCTGTCGGCCATCGCGCGGGCGGCGCGCTCGGGCGTGCTGTTCAAAGGTGGTGCCCACCTCGAGGTCGCGGCGGCGGTGACGACGGTTGCCGTCGACAAGACCGGGACGCTGACCCAGGGGCGGCCGATCGTGACCGAGATCGTGTCGCTCGGTGCGCTCGGCGCGGATGACATCCTGCGACTGGCCGCCGCGACGGAAGCGCACAGCGGGCACTTGATCGCCCGCGCGATCCTGGCGGCCGCCACGGCCAAGGACATCGCACTGCCGGCGGCGACGGACACGCAGGCGCTGCTTGGCCTGGGCGTCGAGGCGATGGTGGACGGTGTGCGGGTGACGGTCGGGCGGGCCAAGCTGTTCGTCGAGCGCGGCACGATGAGCGGGGCGGCCGGCGCGGCCGTGGCGCGGCTCGAAGCGGCCGGGCAGACGGTCATGCTCGTTGCGCGCGGCGACGAGGCGCCGTTGGGCGCGATCGCCGTCGCCGACGAGGTGCGCCCGACCGCAGCGGCCACGGTCGCCGGGCTCAGGCGGTCCGGCGTACGGCGGATCGTCATGCTCACCGGCGACAACGCGGCGGTGGCGGCGGCGGTGGCGGCTCAGGTCGGCATCCATGCCGAGGACATCCATGCCTCGCTCATGCCCGTGCAGAAGGTCGAGGCATTGCACGCGCTGGCCGTCGACGGCCCGGTGGCCTTCGTCGGTGACGGCGTGAACGATGCGCCGGCGTTGGCTGCGGCCGCGCTCGGCGTGGCGATGGGCGGCGGCGGGACGGATGTCGCGATGGAGACAGCCGACGTCGTGTTGATGGGCGATCGGATCGAGCGACTCGTCGACGTCGTGGCGCTCGGCCGCGCGGCGCGGCGAACGGTGGCCCAGAACATCGTGTTCAGCGTCGGCGTGATCGTCATCCTCGCCGCCGCCACGATTGGCATCGGGGTGCCGCTGACGGTGGGCGTGCTGGCGCACGAGGGGAGCACGGTGCTCGTCGTGTTGAACGGGCTGCGGTTGTTGGGGTGGCGGGCATGA
- the infA gene encoding translation initiation factor IF-1, whose amino-acid sequence MSTDEKIEVEGVITEALPNTMFKVALDNDHTVLAYLSGRMKKYYIKVLLGDRVRVELSPYDATRGRITYRHRAGVNGRAN is encoded by the coding sequence TTGTCCACGGACGAAAAAATTGAAGTGGAGGGCGTCATCACGGAAGCCCTCCCCAACACGATGTTCAAGGTTGCACTCGACAACGACCATACGGTCTTGGCGTATCTGTCGGGCCGCATGAAGAAGTACTACATCAAGGTGCTGCTCGGCGACCGCGTGCGGGTCGAGCTGTCGCCGTACGATGCCACCCGCGGCCGGATCACGTATCGCCACCGTGCCGGTGTCAACGGCCGCGCGAACTAG
- a CDS encoding branched-chain amino acid ABC transporter substrate-binding protein → MKVRLSAAALLLPLFLAVACAPEEAPPSDSAAQPTEAAAVGAETAAPAEPVAPVAGPLGVLDIAPGDPIKIAYMLVVAGDNQTLGQDAKRGIELAIADTPELLGHTVELTGEDSGCNAEGGQAAATKLAADKTIVAVIGSSCSSESVPGAPIISEAGLTMLSPSATAPILTAPDSREAGFFRTAHNDKVQGKVGADFVFTGLGLTKVATINDGSPYSAGLVEAFEESYKALGGEVVAHEAVSDKDTDMRAVLTTIAQSSPEFLYYPVFSAGGGYITTQKGEIAGLETVPGMGADGMFSPDFIEAAGDAVDGMYLSSPDFSVFGSAYKDKFLPAHMAAYNESPVSAFHAHAYDATNIIYAAIQKVAVQDEDGTLHIDRQLFRDAIAATSGFQGLTGNLTCDANGDCADPVLAVYKINLTDIEAGKGLTEMEKVWPTE, encoded by the coding sequence ATGAAGGTTCGACTCTCTGCGGCAGCGCTGTTGCTGCCGCTCTTCCTCGCCGTGGCGTGTGCGCCCGAGGAAGCCCCACCGTCCGACTCGGCTGCACAGCCGACCGAAGCCGCTGCCGTCGGCGCCGAGACCGCCGCGCCCGCCGAACCGGTGGCGCCGGTGGCCGGCCCGCTCGGCGTGCTCGACATCGCCCCGGGCGATCCGATCAAGATCGCCTACATGCTCGTCGTCGCCGGCGACAACCAGACGCTCGGTCAGGACGCCAAGCGCGGCATCGAGCTCGCGATCGCCGACACGCCGGAGCTCCTCGGCCACACCGTCGAGCTGACGGGCGAGGACTCGGGCTGCAACGCCGAGGGCGGGCAGGCCGCGGCCACGAAGCTGGCGGCGGACAAGACGATCGTCGCCGTCATCGGCTCGTCGTGCTCGTCCGAGTCCGTGCCGGGTGCGCCGATCATCTCGGAGGCCGGCCTGACGATGCTCTCGCCGTCGGCCACCGCGCCGATCCTCACCGCTCCGGACAGCCGCGAGGCCGGCTTCTTCCGCACCGCCCATAACGACAAGGTGCAGGGCAAGGTCGGCGCCGACTTCGTGTTCACCGGCCTCGGTTTGACGAAGGTCGCCACGATCAACGACGGCAGCCCGTACTCGGCCGGTCTCGTCGAGGCGTTCGAGGAGTCCTACAAGGCGCTCGGCGGCGAGGTCGTCGCGCACGAGGCGGTCAGCGACAAGGACACGGACATGCGGGCCGTCCTGACGACGATCGCCCAGTCCAGCCCCGAGTTCCTGTACTACCCGGTCTTCTCGGCCGGCGGCGGCTACATCACGACGCAGAAGGGCGAGATCGCCGGCCTCGAGACCGTGCCCGGCATGGGCGCCGACGGGATGTTCTCGCCGGACTTCATCGAGGCCGCCGGCGACGCCGTCGACGGGATGTACCTCTCCAGCCCCGACTTCTCGGTCTTCGGCAGCGCCTACAAGGACAAGTTCCTCCCGGCGCACATGGCGGCATACAACGAGAGCCCGGTCAGCGCCTTCCACGCGCACGCGTACGATGCGACGAACATCATCTACGCCGCGATCCAGAAGGTCGCCGTCCAGGACGAGGACGGTACGCTGCACATCGATCGCCAGCTGTTCCGCGACGCGATCGCGGCGACGTCCGGCTTCCAGGGCCTGACCGGCAACCTGACGTGCGATGCGAACGGCGACTGCGCCGATCCGGTGCTCGCCGTCTACAAGATCAACCTGACCGACATCGAGGCGGGCAAGGGCCTGACCGAGATGGAGAAGGTCTGGCCGACCGAATAG